The Phycisphaerae bacterium RAS1 genome includes a region encoding these proteins:
- a CDS encoding Carbohydrate binding domain protein codes for MMAVALLLAACTPALYARQNIVKNGSYERGPGPGGVNQGLAEDWTFFGGTSVERSNQANFTSGGGWSLKVFGGETTVGAFQDVACAEGQNVTISAQLFTLGTDRITGDAEAKIKIEFYDSGDMPVGTATEVTVLNDLSTADTWTPGSIGPTAAPPGAAKARMTCVWTFTTTGMGSAYWDACSLTINGGANLLLNPDFEIPGTSTGVNPTGIDNWLGFGWQEKSTEQMRTGGFGAKIRVGGDTNAEYSGLYQDTADLEAGDRIYTSCYVRHPATGGLSSTAAAAIKLEFSPAGGLVIPPPVENLAFDDTSPTNTWTLVTVSATVPTGITQARCTLINFDTSDVNGPVYMDYATAERSSQPGTNQLLNRSFESGGSGINGLTNWTEFRGIGSRAAKNSFEITAFDPPSIAGSVVKYTGQTAGLTQDITVVPGEMLTFTVYCYSRSDLPYADPNAVAGPKIEWRAGGVPGQIDINGAPNNTANSGNTPADTWKRLWIDFTMPPGSAARVRTTIILAKNGATDAAVYFEDFEAVVTNLFTGSDVDGDGNEDLLDFAELQRVYTGTPGPVFLPWNLFTFDHDEDFDVDASDVTIFLNNFNGPN; via the coding sequence ATGATGGCCGTCGCCCTGCTGCTGGCGGCGTGCACGCCCGCGCTGTACGCGCGGCAGAACATCGTCAAGAACGGAAGCTACGAGCGCGGACCCGGCCCCGGCGGGGTGAATCAGGGTTTGGCCGAGGACTGGACCTTTTTCGGCGGTACGTCCGTCGAGCGAAGCAACCAGGCCAATTTCACCTCGGGCGGCGGCTGGTCGCTGAAGGTGTTCGGCGGCGAGACGACCGTCGGCGCGTTTCAGGACGTCGCGTGCGCGGAAGGCCAGAATGTCACCATCAGCGCGCAGCTTTTCACTCTTGGAACCGATCGCATCACCGGCGACGCCGAGGCGAAAATCAAGATCGAGTTCTACGACTCCGGCGACATGCCGGTGGGGACCGCGACGGAAGTGACGGTGCTGAACGACTTGTCGACAGCGGATACGTGGACGCCAGGATCGATTGGGCCAACCGCGGCGCCCCCGGGCGCCGCGAAGGCGCGCATGACGTGCGTCTGGACCTTCACCACCACCGGCATGGGTTCGGCCTATTGGGACGCGTGCTCGCTGACGATCAACGGCGGGGCGAACCTGCTTCTGAATCCCGATTTTGAGATTCCCGGCACAAGCACGGGCGTGAATCCGACCGGCATTGACAACTGGCTGGGCTTCGGATGGCAGGAGAAGTCCACCGAGCAGATGCGGACGGGCGGATTTGGCGCCAAGATCCGCGTGGGCGGAGACACGAATGCGGAGTATTCCGGTCTTTACCAGGACACGGCTGACCTGGAAGCTGGAGACCGGATTTACACGAGCTGCTATGTTCGGCATCCGGCGACGGGCGGGCTGTCGTCTACTGCGGCGGCGGCGATCAAGCTGGAGTTTTCGCCGGCGGGCGGACTGGTGATTCCGCCGCCGGTCGAGAACCTGGCTTTTGACGACACCTCTCCGACGAATACATGGACACTCGTGACGGTGAGCGCGACGGTCCCGACCGGGATCACGCAGGCACGCTGCACGCTGATCAACTTCGACACGTCTGACGTGAACGGCCCCGTGTACATGGATTACGCCACCGCGGAGCGCAGCAGCCAGCCGGGCACGAACCAGCTCCTGAACCGTAGCTTCGAGTCCGGCGGTTCGGGAATCAACGGCCTGACCAATTGGACCGAGTTCCGCGGGATCGGGTCGCGGGCGGCCAAGAACAGCTTTGAGATCACCGCGTTCGACCCGCCGTCGATCGCCGGTTCGGTCGTGAAATACACCGGCCAGACCGCCGGCCTGACGCAGGACATTACGGTCGTGCCGGGCGAGATGCTTACGTTCACGGTTTACTGCTACTCGCGCTCGGACCTGCCGTACGCCGATCCCAACGCGGTGGCCGGCCCGAAGATCGAGTGGCGCGCCGGCGGCGTGCCGGGGCAGATTGACATCAACGGCGCTCCGAACAACACCGCGAACTCGGGCAACACGCCGGCGGACACTTGGAAGCGGCTGTGGATCGACTTCACGATGCCGCCGGGCTCTGCGGCTCGCGTGCGCACGACGATCATTCTCGCCAAGAACGGCGCGACGGACGCCGCGGTCTACTTCGAGGATTTCGAGGCGGTCGTGACGAACCTGTTTACCGGCTCGGACGTGGACGGCGACGGGAACGAGGACTTGCTGGACTTCGCCGAGCTCCAGCGCGTGTATACTGGAACTCCGGGTCCGGTGTTTTTGCCGTGGAACCTGTTCACGTTTGACCACGACGAGGATTTCGACGTGGATGCGTCGGATGTGACGATTTTCCTGAACAATTTCAACGGGCCCAACTAG
- the xcpT_4 gene encoding Type II secretion system protein G precursor, producing the protein MIMADQRSHRRTGFTLIELLVVVAIIALLISILLPALNNARQQGKNSVCKSNLHQLAFAATYYAHDNTDYLPYIPGTPDPGAPNCRRPERAPYYQFHQIFLFWPYLKQMKVYICPSARDATSVKSYGDPTSISGNPNASYYTVLKSDERYIQAWSEQWWPLINPTTFPGETIDSLYTEYWFNDWGMCARDDLGRPVPAISGGLLSKLPLPHLVVTISDGVWETKTPRHSKKTHLAFADAHVDGYQRERYLDNLTPQNAPKRDYDAFGNRPFYSWGLTREGFSGQR; encoded by the coding sequence ATGATCATGGCAGATCAAAGATCGCACCGGCGGACCGGCTTCACGCTGATTGAGCTACTCGTCGTCGTCGCCATCATCGCGTTGTTGATCTCGATCCTGCTGCCGGCGCTCAACAACGCCCGCCAGCAGGGCAAGAACTCGGTTTGCAAATCGAACCTGCACCAGCTCGCGTTCGCCGCTACGTACTACGCCCACGATAACACGGATTACCTGCCCTACATCCCCGGCACGCCCGACCCCGGCGCCCCGAATTGCCGCCGGCCTGAGCGCGCCCCGTATTATCAGTTTCATCAGATTTTTCTCTTCTGGCCTTACCTGAAGCAGATGAAAGTGTACATCTGCCCCAGCGCGCGGGATGCGACGTCGGTCAAGAGCTACGGCGACCCGACCAGCATCAGCGGCAATCCCAACGCGAGCTACTACACCGTGCTCAAATCGGATGAGCGCTACATCCAGGCGTGGTCCGAGCAGTGGTGGCCGCTAATCAACCCGACCACGTTCCCGGGTGAAACGATTGACTCGCTCTACACCGAATACTGGTTCAACGACTGGGGCATGTGCGCTCGCGACGATCTCGGGCGACCCGTGCCGGCCATCAGCGGCGGACTGCTGAGCAAGCTGCCGCTGCCGCACCTGGTTGTGACCATCAGTGACGGCGTCTGGGAAACCAAGACGCCGCGGCATAGCAAGAAGACACACCTGGCGTTTGCTGATGCGCACGTGGATGGTTATCAGCGAGAGCGCTACCTGGACAATCTGACGCCGCAAAATGCGCCGAAGCGCGACTACGATGCGTTCGGCAACCGACCGTTTTATTCGTGGGGATTGACGCGCGAAGGGTTCAGCGGACAGCGGTAG
- the bglA gene encoding Beta-glucosidase A: MSITEQALDTRRYPPIAAPADFLWGAATAAYQIEGAADLYGRGPSIWDRFCHTPGATDAGETGDVACDSYHLWRQDVDLMRQLRLRAYRFSVAWPRVIPAGRGEINAVGIAFYDRLVDALCAAGIEPMVTLYHWDLPATLQDQLGGWTHSDLPHVFADYAEAIFNRLGDRVRYWITINEPWVVVDAGYFHGVHPPAVKDRAAGYRAGHNLLRAHAYAVARFRASRCAGQIGLALNSSFSFPQSRSVEDAAAAQRALENFAGWFGDPLYFGDYPTVMRARLGSLLPEFTPSDAGLLARSTDFIALNYYTSEVVRHAPGVGAMEYEVVPQPDAPHTQMNWPVRPDGFYELLKWLDRRYPGLPFYITENGAAMHDHPDEGGQVQDADRIAYLRDHIAAAFRARREGVDLRGYFVWSLLDNLEWAAGFSKRFGLIRCDHATQRRTIKASGHWYARLIESGRLDGEAEALAEAQSPQGI, from the coding sequence ATGAGCATCACGGAGCAAGCCCTGGACACGCGGCGCTACCCGCCGATCGCCGCTCCGGCCGATTTTCTCTGGGGCGCGGCCACCGCTGCCTATCAAATCGAGGGCGCGGCCGATCTTTACGGGCGCGGTCCGAGTATCTGGGACCGCTTCTGCCATACGCCCGGAGCGACCGATGCGGGAGAGACCGGCGACGTCGCCTGCGACAGCTACCACCTGTGGCGCCAGGACGTCGACTTGATGCGCCAGCTTCGGCTGCGAGCCTACCGATTCAGCGTCGCCTGGCCACGCGTGATTCCGGCCGGTCGCGGCGAGATCAACGCCGTCGGCATCGCATTCTACGATCGACTCGTCGACGCCCTGTGCGCCGCCGGCATCGAGCCGATGGTGACGCTTTATCACTGGGATTTGCCCGCGACGCTTCAGGACCAGCTCGGCGGATGGACCCATTCCGACTTGCCCCACGTCTTTGCGGATTACGCGGAAGCGATCTTCAATCGTCTGGGCGACCGCGTCCGCTACTGGATCACCATCAACGAGCCGTGGGTCGTTGTTGACGCCGGCTATTTCCACGGCGTGCACCCGCCGGCCGTGAAAGACCGCGCGGCAGGCTACCGAGCGGGGCACAATCTTCTGCGGGCGCATGCCTACGCCGTGGCGCGATTCCGGGCCTCGCGCTGCGCCGGGCAGATCGGGCTTGCGCTGAACAGCAGCTTCAGTTTCCCGCAGTCGCGCTCGGTGGAGGACGCGGCCGCGGCGCAGCGCGCGCTCGAAAACTTTGCCGGCTGGTTCGGCGACCCGCTCTACTTCGGCGACTATCCGACCGTGATGCGCGCCCGACTCGGGTCGCTCCTGCCCGAATTCACGCCGTCAGACGCCGGGCTGCTGGCGCGCAGCACGGACTTCATCGCGCTGAACTACTACACGAGCGAGGTCGTGCGGCACGCACCCGGCGTCGGCGCCATGGAATATGAAGTCGTGCCGCAGCCCGACGCGCCGCACACGCAGATGAATTGGCCCGTGCGGCCCGACGGGTTCTACGAACTGCTGAAATGGCTCGACCGCCGCTACCCCGGCTTGCCCTTCTACATCACTGAAAACGGCGCCGCGATGCACGACCATCCGGATGAGGGCGGACAGGTGCAGGACGCGGATCGTATCGCGTATCTCCGCGACCACATCGCTGCCGCGTTTCGCGCTCGCCGCGAAGGCGTCGACCTCCGCGGTTATTTCGTCTGGTCGCTGCTGGATAATCTGGAATGGGCGGCCGGTTTCTCGAAACGCTTCGGCCTGATTCGCTGCGATCACGCCACCCAGAGGCGTACAATAAAAGCAAGCGGGCATTGGTACGCCCGACTGATCGAATCGGGGCGGCTGGATGGCGAAGCAGAGGCTCTCGCAGAGGCGCAGAGCCCGCAGGGAATTTGA
- the ugpB gene encoding sn-glycerol-3-phosphate-binding periplasmic protein UgpB precursor has translation MNARTLTLSLLLGLPAVGLLAFGPRGQTYVPPGRTVVRYWEKWTGVEGAAIQRLVNKFNDTAGKDTGIFVDYHAVSDVEKRMLISTAGGDPPDVAGLFDHIVPQFADQNALLPLDELVREHGIDLGVFKPIWIEVCRFKSTLFALPSTPYTIGLYYNRAAYRDAGLDPDKPPQTIAELTDYAKRLTRRGQDGRLTRIGFSVSPQMLGWWHWIWPFFFDHRPWAGDRYLVDSPASLAAYNWIHDSRAEIGNADLLQFESVCVIEGPQNPFLDGRLAMVFQGPWMTNWIRTYAPNLDYGVARFPSVTRERRNCFASTDVFVIPRGSKHVREAMIFLKFIMAQENHEQLCREHCKVSAFKSPRPEFFETHPNPHIRTFDALASSADAFGYPQMPMWSEAWTEALYLLETVLRDSRPVKEAAALTQRKLDSVIRDYRRLAELRRTR, from the coding sequence TTGAACGCACGCACGCTCACGTTGTCGCTGCTGCTCGGCCTGCCGGCTGTCGGCTTGCTCGCTTTCGGTCCGCGCGGCCAGACCTACGTCCCGCCCGGCCGCACCGTCGTGCGCTACTGGGAAAAATGGACCGGCGTCGAAGGCGCAGCCATTCAGCGCCTCGTCAACAAATTCAATGACACCGCCGGCAAAGACACCGGCATTTTCGTGGATTACCACGCCGTCAGCGACGTTGAGAAACGCATGCTCATCTCCACCGCCGGCGGCGACCCGCCGGACGTGGCCGGATTGTTCGATCACATCGTCCCGCAATTCGCCGATCAAAATGCACTGCTTCCACTGGACGAACTTGTTCGCGAGCACGGCATTGATCTTGGCGTTTTCAAGCCGATCTGGATCGAAGTCTGCCGGTTCAAGTCGACGCTCTTCGCGCTGCCCAGCACGCCCTACACGATCGGCCTCTACTACAACCGCGCCGCGTATCGCGACGCGGGACTCGACCCGGACAAACCGCCGCAGACGATCGCCGAACTGACTGACTACGCAAAGCGCCTGACGCGCCGCGGCCAGGATGGCCGCCTGACGCGCATCGGCTTTTCCGTCTCGCCCCAGATGCTCGGCTGGTGGCATTGGATCTGGCCTTTCTTCTTCGACCACCGCCCGTGGGCCGGCGACCGGTATCTGGTGGACAGCCCGGCCTCGCTGGCGGCGTACAACTGGATTCACGACTCGCGCGCCGAAATCGGAAACGCCGACCTGCTCCAGTTCGAGTCCGTCTGCGTCATCGAAGGGCCGCAGAATCCCTTTCTCGACGGCCGGCTGGCCATGGTCTTTCAGGGTCCGTGGATGACCAACTGGATTCGTACCTACGCGCCGAATCTCGACTACGGCGTGGCCCGCTTCCCGTCCGTGACGCGCGAGCGGAGAAACTGCTTCGCCAGCACCGATGTCTTCGTGATTCCGCGCGGCAGCAAGCACGTCCGCGAGGCGATGATCTTCCTCAAGTTCATCATGGCGCAGGAGAATCACGAACAGCTCTGCCGCGAACACTGCAAGGTCTCGGCGTTCAAATCGCCGCGGCCGGAGTTCTTCGAGACTCATCCGAACCCGCACATCCGCACGTTTGACGCGCTGGCTTCGTCCGCGGACGCCTTCGGATACCCGCAGATGCCAATGTGGTCCGAGGCCTGGACTGAGGCGCTCTACCTGCTGGAGACGGTGCTGCGCGACTCGCGCCCGGTGAAAGAGGCCGCCGCCCTCACCCAGCGAAAACTCGACAGCGTCATCCGCGACTATCGACGGCTGGCCGAATTGAGGCGCACGCGGTGA
- a CDS encoding Plasmid stabilization system protein: MSPRLIEVHPDADSEIAEALTWYLAIERGLANRLADEIGAARSEAAEHPQRARRYLNGTRRILLHSFPFLMVYRERANDIQIVALAHASRRPGYWKDRLR; the protein is encoded by the coding sequence ATGAGCCCGCGGCTGATTGAGGTTCATCCGGACGCCGATTCCGAGATCGCTGAGGCCCTGACGTGGTATCTGGCCATCGAGCGGGGACTGGCCAACCGCCTTGCTGACGAGATTGGTGCGGCACGCAGCGAGGCGGCCGAGCATCCGCAACGCGCTCGGCGTTATCTGAACGGAACCCGCCGGATTCTGCTTCACTCGTTCCCATTCCTGATGGTGTATCGAGAACGCGCGAATGACATCCAGATCGTCGCGCTGGCCCACGCCAGCCGGCGGCCCGGCTATTGGAAAGACCGATTGCGCTGA
- a CDS encoding putative addiction module component: MSTKARRLLKEALTLDEKERAWLAEEILSGLAPGATDPGYEEAWSAEIKKRLGELDSGKVKPVPWEEVERHMRKILDEPAAD, from the coding sequence ATGAGCACCAAAGCCCGCCGACTGCTGAAAGAGGCGCTGACGCTGGACGAGAAAGAGCGCGCCTGGCTGGCGGAGGAAATCCTCTCCGGCCTGGCGCCTGGCGCGACTGATCCGGGATACGAAGAAGCCTGGAGCGCGGAAATCAAGAAGCGGCTGGGCGAGCTGGACAGCGGGAAGGTGAAGCCCGTGCCGTGGGAAGAGGTCGAACGCCACATGCGGAAAATCCTCGATGAGCCCGCGGCTGATTGA
- the lacF_1 gene encoding Lactose transport system permease protein LacF, with protein sequence MTQSRSLLAGLIWTSPWWLGFLIFLLAPMAFSLYISFCNYSMLQPPVYVGMANYSELLRDEVFHKVVANTFLFAAIIIPASTVLSILLAVLLNQPVRGQAIFRACIFVPTIVPLVAAGVVWMWMLNPQYGLVNQLIRTAGLEGPVWLESPQWAMSALVLVSLWLIGSPVVIYLAGLQEIPQQLYEAAELDGAGPVGRFRHVTLPSLSPVILFNVIIGLIGALQVFAVPFLMWRTRAGPDRAVYFYTMYLYDNAFRYLKMGYASAMAWIQLALILALTGLIFWASRRAVHYSRT encoded by the coding sequence ATGACCCAATCCCGCTCCCTGCTCGCCGGCCTGATCTGGACCAGCCCCTGGTGGCTCGGCTTCCTCATCTTCCTCCTCGCGCCGATGGCCTTCTCGCTCTACATCAGCTTCTGCAACTACTCGATGCTCCAGCCACCGGTCTATGTCGGAATGGCGAATTACAGCGAGCTGCTGCGCGACGAAGTCTTTCACAAGGTCGTCGCCAATACGTTCCTCTTCGCAGCGATCATCATCCCCGCCTCGACCGTGCTCTCGATACTGCTGGCGGTGCTCCTGAATCAACCCGTTCGCGGCCAGGCCATCTTCCGCGCCTGCATCTTCGTGCCGACCATCGTTCCGCTGGTCGCCGCCGGCGTGGTCTGGATGTGGATGCTCAATCCGCAGTACGGCCTCGTGAACCAGCTCATCCGCACCGCCGGTCTTGAAGGACCGGTCTGGCTCGAATCGCCCCAGTGGGCCATGTCCGCGCTGGTGCTCGTCAGCCTCTGGCTGATTGGATCGCCGGTCGTGATCTATCTCGCCGGCTTGCAGGAAATCCCGCAACAACTGTACGAGGCGGCGGAACTGGACGGCGCCGGGCCGGTCGGCCGATTCCGCCACGTGACGCTGCCCAGCCTCAGCCCGGTGATTCTGTTCAACGTCATCATCGGCCTGATCGGCGCGCTGCAGGTATTCGCCGTGCCGTTCCTGATGTGGCGGACACGGGCCGGTCCGGACCGTGCGGTCTATTTCTATACGATGTACCTGTACGACAATGCGTTTCGCTATCTGAAAATGGGTTACGCCAGCGCCATGGCGTGGATCCAGCTCGCGCTGATCCTCGCGCTGACCGGCCTGATTTTCTGGGCCAGCCGCCGCGCCGTTCACTACAGCCGCACCTGA
- the araQ_1 gene encoding L-arabinose transport system permease protein AraQ, with amino-acid sequence MNRARSPIAVAATYAALIGVSAAFIVPLIWMLCVSLKPDAEVMAFPPTFFPQSPTIQPYRDVAASESFDFSLYARNTLIITLLSLVGMVLSSAIAAYGFARIDFPGRGLMFAVCLATMMIPFPVIMVPTYMLFKWLGWIGTFKPLWIPAWFGSAFNIFLLRQFFMGIPKELEESAMLDGCSRWGCFWRVILPLARPAIAVVALFHILAVWNDLVGPLVFLSHQEQFTLALGLQFLQSKPGDTPWNQLLAASTMICVPVLVLFVMAQETFIRGIATTGLKG; translated from the coding sequence TTGAACCGCGCGCGCTCTCCCATCGCCGTCGCCGCCACGTACGCCGCGCTGATCGGCGTGTCGGCTGCGTTCATCGTGCCGCTGATCTGGATGCTGTGCGTCAGTTTGAAGCCGGACGCCGAAGTCATGGCCTTTCCGCCGACGTTTTTCCCGCAGTCGCCGACGATCCAGCCGTATCGCGACGTGGCGGCGTCGGAGAGCTTTGATTTTTCGCTGTACGCGCGCAACACGCTCATCATCACGCTGCTGTCGCTGGTGGGAATGGTGCTGTCGAGCGCGATCGCGGCGTACGGCTTTGCGCGGATCGACTTTCCGGGGCGCGGGCTGATGTTCGCCGTCTGCCTGGCGACGATGATGATCCCGTTCCCGGTCATCATGGTTCCGACGTACATGCTCTTTAAGTGGCTGGGATGGATCGGCACGTTCAAGCCGCTCTGGATTCCGGCCTGGTTCGGCAGCGCGTTCAACATTTTTCTGTTGCGGCAGTTCTTCATGGGGATTCCGAAGGAGCTGGAAGAATCGGCGATGCTCGACGGCTGCTCGCGCTGGGGCTGCTTCTGGCGGGTGATTCTGCCGCTGGCGCGCCCGGCGATCGCGGTGGTGGCGCTCTTCCACATTCTGGCGGTGTGGAACGACCTGGTCGGCCCGCTGGTGTTCCTGTCGCACCAGGAGCAGTTCACGCTGGCGCTGGGCTTGCAGTTCCTGCAAAGCAAGCCGGGCGACACGCCATGGAACCAACTTCTGGCGGCGTCGACGATGATCTGCGTGCCGGTGTTGGTGTTGTTCGTGATGGCGCAGGAGACGTTCATTCGCGGGATTGCGACGACGGGGCTGAAGGGCTGA
- the yhdJ_2 gene encoding DNA adenine methyltransferase YhdJ codes for MAKRTSRTKPEQAAPTTGRPSALVDTRIIYCGDCLDQLRKLPEGCVDLVYIDPPFNSNRNYEVFWGETKEKRAFEDRHASTQAYIDYMRPRCKELARVVKRTGSFYYHCDWHASHYVKVMLDQILGESSFQNEIVWKRSSAHSDTKQGMARYGRVCDYIFFYTRGNEWTWNAEFLPYDESYVAAFYRHVEPETGRRFRLSDLTASKPGGDTRYEWETPDRKKVKPYKGRYWAYSKAKMKKFEREGRLYYSKKTGMPAYRRYLDEMPGVPLQDLWIDIGPIGSGADERLGYPTQKPLTLLERIIKASSNPNEIVLDAFCGCGTALVAAQNLGRQWIGIDISPTACRVMAKRLRDVCHLHEDESLWRSGRGFIVRDLPWTEEKLRQIPAFEFENWAVIALGGVPNKAQVGDRGIDGRIFPVAAAPKKRGAASGELDFMDQWYPIQVKQKDRVGRPDIDAFEAVMTREERTKGFFVAFDYSADALKEVDAFFRRSGRVIVALTVREILEEEIAKRLA; via the coding sequence ATGGCGAAACGCACGAGCCGTACTAAGCCCGAACAGGCAGCGCCGACCACCGGCCGGCCGTCGGCGCTGGTTGATACGCGCATCATCTACTGCGGTGATTGCCTGGACCAGCTTCGGAAGCTGCCGGAGGGGTGCGTGGACCTGGTCTACATCGACCCGCCGTTCAACTCGAACCGCAATTACGAGGTGTTCTGGGGCGAGACGAAGGAGAAGCGGGCGTTCGAGGACCGGCACGCGAGCACGCAGGCGTACATCGACTACATGCGGCCGCGGTGCAAGGAGCTGGCGCGCGTAGTGAAGCGGACGGGGAGTTTCTACTATCACTGCGACTGGCACGCGAGCCATTACGTCAAGGTGATGCTGGACCAAATCCTCGGCGAAAGCAGTTTTCAGAACGAAATTGTCTGGAAACGAAGCAGCGCGCACAGCGACACGAAGCAGGGTATGGCCCGCTACGGGCGCGTGTGCGATTACATCTTCTTCTACACGCGCGGCAATGAATGGACCTGGAACGCCGAGTTTCTGCCGTATGACGAGTCCTACGTCGCCGCGTTCTACCGGCACGTCGAGCCGGAGACGGGCCGGCGCTTCCGACTGAGCGACCTGACGGCCTCGAAGCCCGGCGGCGATACGCGCTACGAGTGGGAGACTCCCGACCGGAAGAAAGTCAAGCCGTACAAAGGTCGCTACTGGGCGTATTCCAAGGCGAAGATGAAGAAGTTTGAGCGGGAGGGCCGGCTGTACTACTCCAAGAAGACGGGAATGCCTGCGTATCGGCGCTACCTTGACGAAATGCCGGGCGTGCCGCTGCAAGACTTGTGGATTGACATCGGTCCAATCGGCTCAGGGGCGGACGAGCGACTCGGCTATCCGACTCAGAAGCCGCTGACGCTTCTGGAACGGATCATCAAGGCGTCGTCGAATCCGAACGAGATTGTGCTCGACGCTTTCTGCGGCTGCGGCACGGCCCTGGTCGCGGCGCAGAATCTCGGGCGGCAGTGGATCGGTATTGACATTTCGCCGACGGCCTGCCGTGTCATGGCCAAGCGGCTGCGCGATGTCTGCCACCTGCACGAGGATGAATCGCTGTGGCGGAGCGGGCGCGGGTTCATCGTGCGCGACCTGCCGTGGACGGAGGAGAAGCTGCGGCAGATTCCGGCGTTCGAATTTGAGAACTGGGCGGTCATTGCGCTGGGGGGCGTCCCCAACAAGGCGCAGGTCGGCGATCGCGGGATTGACGGGCGCATTTTCCCCGTGGCTGCGGCGCCGAAGAAGCGGGGCGCGGCCAGCGGGGAACTGGATTTCATGGATCAGTGGTATCCGATTCAGGTGAAACAGAAGGACCGCGTCGGGCGGCCGGACATTGACGCCTTTGAGGCGGTGATGACGCGCGAGGAGCGTACGAAGGGGTTTTTCGTGGCGTTCGATTACTCGGCGGACGCATTGAAGGAGGTCGATGCGTTTTTTCGGAGGTCGGGGAGGGTGATTGTGGCGTTGACGGTGAGGGAGATTTTGGAAGAGGAGATTGCGAAGCGGCTGGCTTGA
- the ppiB gene encoding Peptidyl-prolyl cis-trans isomerase B, whose translation MPGFSARRSVGTLLVAIALAAVAPAQENRPAPPDSPPPAEATPASTAPAPTVPAGAPASNQPPASATQPAPPVSQPIATQPEIEGNRPRVAFEITVGDDAWGTFIIELYESKAPETVRNFLRYVDDGYYNGTIFHRIDPEFLIQGGGYSAVEQPKTDGVHEPIQNEAKNGLKNSTRTVAMARTRQPHSATTQFFINVVDNDRLDYPSFDNWGYCVFGKVVEGWDVIERMKSIETRRNPQMPGERTQPVTPPTIRLARRAAALN comes from the coding sequence ATGCCCGGTTTCTCTGCCCGTCGATCCGTGGGAACTCTCCTCGTCGCCATCGCGTTGGCGGCCGTCGCACCGGCCCAGGAAAATCGCCCCGCACCGCCCGACTCGCCGCCCCCCGCCGAAGCAACGCCCGCTTCAACGGCCCCCGCACCCACCGTGCCCGCCGGCGCGCCCGCCTCGAACCAGCCGCCCGCTTCCGCGACGCAGCCGGCGCCGCCAGTGTCCCAACCGATCGCCACCCAGCCCGAGATCGAAGGCAACCGCCCGCGAGTCGCCTTCGAAATCACCGTCGGCGACGACGCCTGGGGCACCTTCATCATCGAGCTCTACGAATCCAAGGCCCCCGAAACCGTCCGCAACTTCCTGCGCTACGTCGACGACGGCTACTACAACGGAACCATCTTCCACCGCATCGACCCCGAATTCCTCATCCAGGGCGGCGGATACTCCGCCGTCGAACAGCCGAAAACCGACGGCGTGCACGAGCCGATCCAGAATGAAGCCAAGAACGGTCTGAAAAACTCCACGCGAACGGTCGCCATGGCCCGCACGCGCCAGCCCCACTCCGCCACGACGCAGTTCTTCATCAACGTCGTCGACAACGACCGGCTCGACTACCCCAGCTTCGACAACTGGGGCTACTGCGTCTTCGGCAAGGTCGTCGAAGGCTGGGACGTCATCGAGCGCATGAAATCCATTGAAACCCGCCGCAACCCGCAAATGCCCGGCGAACGCACGCAGCCGGTCACCCCGCCCACCATCCGCCTCGCCCGCCGCGCCGCCGCGCTGAACTGA